The following nucleotide sequence is from Ailuropoda melanoleuca isolate Jingjing chromosome 12, ASM200744v2, whole genome shotgun sequence.
GATAAGTcctatgaaggaaataaaacaggataCAGTGAGGATGCCCTTGAAATGATTTTTACACTTGAATGAGCCATGCCGAAAGCTGATAAGAGCTTGCCAAATAAAAGGAACAGCcactgcaaaggccctgaggcagaagagACCTTTGGGATCAAAGGGATGGGAAGGAATTCAGTGTGGCTGAGCATCAGTGAGCAAGAGCATGTGCAAGGAAGCTGGAGAGGTTGGTAAAGACTGGGGCACGCCAGGGCATGTGAGCCATGGTAAAAGCTCACATTTATCAAAGGGTTTTTTTCAGCAAGGGGATAAAAAGCCTGATCACATTTTCTAAAGCTCACTGGCTCTCTGGAAACTAGAATTGGGAGGGAGCAAGGCTAGAAGTAGGAATATTAGTTTGAAAACTAAAGTGAAATGCAGGCAGTGTGGACTGGAGTATAACAGAGAGAAATGGGTTCACCTGTGCCTGCCCTGCATCATACCAGTAAGAGACAACTCACTCATTTTccaaaatgacaagatttttgtttcttcctttttcttttctcttctttttttttttttttcttttcggagtgagaggggggtggggtgcagagggagagggagggagaaacagaatcccaagcggaatccctgctgagcacagggcctgacacaaggtcagatcccaggaccccgagattatgacctgagctgaaaataagagtcggacgctcaacagactgagccccccccaggtgccccaggactttttatttcttaaatattttttgatgcaGTTGAACTATCTGAATattattctatattatttattaacttgtatacatattaattttatttcttgttttaatttaaagttttcatttcttcactcaGATTTCATGAAACCATTTTTTATAAACTCTTCAGGTGGACTTCACACTTACATGTCTACATATGACTCTTGCTTTTAATCTCCAaactttttctcagtctttttcatCTCAGTGAATAGTGTTAATAACTCTACTCTCTTAAGCTCAAAACATTGAGTCCTTTTATTCTCTATATCAGCAGCTCTAGTTGGTCCTTTTTCTGAAATTCTTATATGTCTGAGAATTAGATAAGTCtcccacacacaccaaaaaaaaaaaaaaaaaaaaatcctgtagaaAAGAAGTGGTTGCCTTATATTTGAGGTCTTGCCAAATCTTTTGACTTGCAGGGAACCTCCTGGAAATGTTCCTCATAGTTACTAGCAAAGAATATCGTAAAGTAACTAACCTTCACTTTAAAATATCCAATAAATGATCATGTTGTGGAAATCACAAACAGTTGTACTCACTGGCTAACAAAGACTCTGTCCTCGTGTGTTATGCAAACAGTTCTGCGGTTTGGAGTGATTTTCATGGGTAGGGTTACATGTAGATTCGTTACATAGATTACAGATTcagttaaaatgtcaaaaaaacctaaataaaaccGTTGATGCGGCTATCAAGAAATAGCCTTGATGTTAAGTCTGATTCAGGTGACAGCCTTGAATGAGAGTGTTCTTTACATGCAGCGATCCTACAGGAGCCTAATGTTTCTCGTCTTTTGGATGAAAGCTTGATATCCTGTATTCGCTCTGTATTCAGTGTTGCTTCCTTCGCAGCACTGAACAGCGTATACCAGTCTTGCTCTTTTGTGGGCTGGTTCTCGCTAGTGTTTGCTGTATCGCGAGCCCTCTAATGCGGGGGTGCGCACCTGCGGTCTTCCCTCTGGACATACAGTAGATAATCAGATTGTTGTTGAATAAGGAAGTTAATCACTCCAGTATTTGAGCATAAATTGCTCATGATCACTGCTCCTTGAGtgtatttcatcttttctcatttaaaagttCATATTTCTAAACATTAGTAActtgtaaatgttttcatttctgttaaaaaattttttaaaatttttatttcaattccagttagttaatatatggTGTCTGTCAAAATTTCTAATGTCCAATAAGTAGCTTATATTTGGGAGaccttatatttgttttgttttaattgggaTCCTAGGTtccatttcagttttattcaatGAGTATAATCATTGGGAGATTTACACAGTatgattcattttcttcctttttagaagTCTGGCTAGATAACTGTCTCAAAATGTGGCACCAGGATAATCAAGACAAGCTTAGAAGTATGGAGAGAGGCCATGAATATGatgtttttaggaaaatatttcattcaagCATTAACTTTGTTCATTTAGGAGTGAGACCCCATAAATGTGGCACAGGTGAAAAAAGTTTGAAACATCCTTTTGAGTTTCTTATTCCAAAAGATAACCGTGGAAGAAAGAAACTTGATGAGctcaataagaaatatttattgtatatcaaAACTGATAGAACCCATGGTGGAATGCCATACTGTGATTGCAGTAAATGTAGGAAAGATAGCAGGACAGGGTCATGGCCCATTGCAAAGCATAGAACGTACAAAGGAGTCCATTTATGCATGGAGTGCGGCAACGTTTTCAGTAAGAAATCACAGCTCATCATACACCAGCGGACgcacacaggagagaagccctatgGATGCAgcgaatgtgggaaagccttctcCCAGAAGTCACTGCTCACTATTCATCAAAGGACTCATTCAGGGGAAAAACCATATGGGTGTGGTGAATGTCAAAAAGCTTTCAGTAGGAAGTCCTTGCTCATTTTACACCAGCGGACGCACACGGGAGAGAAGCCCTACGGATGCAGCGAATGCGGGAAAGCCTTCAGCAGGAAGTCGCAGCTTAAGAGGCATCAGAGAACCCACACAGTAGAGAAGCCCTTTGGCTGCAGTGACTGTGGGAAAGCCTTCTCCCAGAAGTTAAAGCTCATTACtcatcagagaactcacacaggggagaagccctatAAGTGCAGTGATTGTGGGAAAGCCTTCTTCTGGAAGTCACAGCTGATTACTCATCAGAGGACTCACACAGGGAAGAAACCATATGCATGTAACCAGTGCACAAAAGCCTTCAGCAGGAACTCGCTGCTCATCAGGCATCAGAGAATccacacaggggagaagccctatGAGTGCAGCGAGTGCGGGGAAGCCTTCATCAGAAAACCACAGCTTATCAAGCACCAAATAACTCACACGGGAGAGAAGAACTATCAGTGCAGGGATTGTGAAGAAGCATTCTTTAAGAAGTCAGAGCTAATCAGACATCAGAAGACTCACTTAGGGGAGAAACCCTATGCATGTGTTGAATGTGGAAAAACCTTCTTTGGGAAGTCACAGCTCCTAAcacatcagagaactcacactggagagaaaccatatgaatgCAGCGAGTGTGGGAAGGCGTTCACCCAGAAGTCAAGCCTGATTTCACACCAGAGGacacacacaggggagaagccctacGAGTGCATGGAGTGTGGGAAGACCTTCAGTGAGAAGTCAAGCCTCATTCACCACCAGAGAAcccatactggagagaaacccttcGAATGTAGTGAGTGTAGGAAAGCTTTTGCCTGGAAGCCACAGCTTCTCAggcatcagagaattcatacaggggagaaaccctatgaatgcagtgagtgtgggaaagcctttgtTCAGAAAGTGCAGCTCATTAAGCATCAGAGAaatcacacaggagagaaaaccTATGGATGCAGCGAGTGTGCAAAAGCCTTCTTTGAGAAGGCACAGCTCATCATCCATCAGAGGGTTCACACAGGAGAGAGACCCTATAAATGTGGCGAATGTGGGAAGTCTTTCACTAGAAAGTCTCACCTCATGAggcatcagagaattcatacaggagATAAATACTATGGGTGCAGTGAGTGTGGGACTGCCTTCAGCAGGAAGTCACAGCTCATGATTCATCAGAGGACTCACGTACTCTAGAAACCATGTGAGTGCTGTGAGTGTGGAAAATCTGCCGTCAGACGTCATGCCTTCTGACGCGTCCGAGGACACACACATGGGAGGAACCCTGTCAGTGCACTGGGAAGGCAAGTCTCACCCAACAATTCAGAGAGCAGGGAATTTGTTTAAGTCGACAGTGAAAGACAGCCTTCTCCCAGAACACACAGCTTGTTAACACGTTAATGACTTAATGTGGAAGTCTTATCAATATTGTGGTAGTACCGACCCTTGTAGTCAGAAGCGACAGCTCATTGTTAGAGGACCTACACTCGAGGAGAAACTGAACTGCTGTAAAAAGCAAATGAGGGGTTTCATCAGGAAAGGATAATTCACAGTATACTAGAGAATACATACTCAAAGGAAATACTGAATAGAATGAATTAGAGATTTCAGTATGGAGAAGTCCTAATGTAAAGAATTTTGATAAGCATGATCCTATTGAAAGAATTCTATAACGTTGCATTTGTTGTGTATattatgaaagttatttttaaaaggtagatgTGTTTTAAGCGTGAAGACTTCTGCTTTCTGCTATGGTGGTTTGGCAAGGACCAGATTAACTCCCCTGCGTTCAACAGCTAGAAACTGTAAAATGTATGTGAAAGAATAGTTTTGAGACCTATGGCAAGAAGTTTGTGATCCCTGGGAGAAGGCGGACAGAGTGAGGTGACCCCACAACAGCCCAGCCTAGCACCTGGTGGCAGCTCCCAGGCTGCCATTGAGGGATGGGAACACATGTGGTCTTGTCAAAGAGAGCTGCTGACGTGGCATTTGGGGAGGCCACAGTAGCTAGAATTTGCAGGGAAGAGTactggagaggagggagcctTCCAACGAGGGCTGCAGAGATCTACAAGGAGTCCCCTGAGTCTTTTGGCTCAGTGCTGATATGCATGTGTGTGAAAGGAAAAGTCGTGCCAGAAGCGGGAGGCTGAACCGTTCCCAGAAATCAGTGCCGGGCTGGGAATAAAGTTCCCACCAGCTAGAGTGGAAACAACTTTGAACACGTGGGGCATCAGTTAGGATTCCCAGCAGACTATGATCTTGTGAAGTGACTAATCCTAGACTGAAAGCTGCTTTGGACCCACAATGTCCGGCATCCAAAAACTTACCAGATGTGCAAAGAAGCTACAAGAATACGACTTGTAACCAGGACAGAAATGAATccggagaaagacagagaagagacgGAAGCAGTTGGCTTCAGGGAGTTCAAGTAGAGTTTATGAATATAGAGGGAACATGGTCGTGACGGGACTTGAAGTGCAAGgtgtattttaaaaagcccaagTGGGACTTCTCAGGATGATGAAAACAGCAGTATCTGAACgttttaaaaacaccaaaaaacccagcTCTGAGTGGAATTCAGAACAGATGAgatatagaggaagaaaaatagatgaatttaaataagaataaaaactgtCCAACTGATGTACACGAGAAAAAACGcctggaagaaaagagaggaggggtCCGCTGCAGTGGGGGCACAGTCCTAGACGGAGAGGGTGGGCAGAGAAATAACAGAGTATCTGAATAACGGCTGAAATTGTTACACACGGGATGAAAAGTGTCCCTCCACATATTCAAGCAGTTCAAAGAACCCAAACAAGATACATAAAGAAAGTCCTGCTACTCAGATGGATGGAGAAAGGTTGTAAAGCGCCTCGGAAAAGGAAGCACGCTCCTGGGCAGAGACCACTCTGGCCACAGGACAATACAGGGAGCGACGACTTTGCATTTCTGAGGGAAAAACTAAAACCTGGCATTTGTCTGTTACGCATCcaaaacatctttcaaaaatgaaagcaaaaaaagagactttttcagaaaaacaaatgaacgagAATTGATTAGCTGTAGGCCTTCCTTCGGGAAACATTAAAGTAAGTTTGGGAGCAGCAGGAAAATAATCCTGGGTGGAAAtcccaggaagaaatgaagagttcTGGGAATGGTgaatatgtgggtaaatataaaagatcttccttgttttaaaatcttttaaaaaggtgcTCAGTTGCTTAAAGCCAAACAGTGACAATGTATTGTGAGTTATGATCTATTTAGAAGTAAAGTGTGTGACGACAGCAACGGTTAGGGATGGATCTTCCAAAACAGTTAAGCAGACCGCAGCGTCGGAGTCAGAAACCTGCCTCCCCAGGGCTCAGGGTGAGCTGGCCTATGTGGCAGCTACACAGTAGACTTGCACGTGTGATGGACCTGCATTCGTGCCGGTCGCCCCcacttcccccccttcccctgctttgcACCCCAGGGGCTGCCCACTGGGGTTTGCGCTGAGGTGTGAATGTGGGAGGACAGAGGCTGGAACCTTTATTCCTGCCCGCCCCCCACTGGACCTTGGTCTTGGCACGGTGTGTGCCTGTctggctccagctccagcccctctgGGGCGGTAGACCTCCGGTCTCAGTGCACACCTCCCTGTCCTTGCTCTTCAGGGGCTTCACCGTGCCTGGTTGGTGTCCTCATTTCTGAGCGCGTATCTGTAAATAGTCCCTGTATTAAATGTTCTTGAGTTAACATTCTGAGCGTACCATTTGTTTTCTGTGCCATGCTAAAGGATgagcatttaacattttgagtGCCTCATGGGGCACAGACCGACATCTGTCAAGATTTCCCACGCTAAACATCACTATTTTCTCATTGTTCCTGAACAGTTCGTTGGAAATTATAACAAGTAACAAAGTTCTTTgtgctctttgttttgttttgctgcaaATGTAAAAGGCTCCACAGATAAAATCTGCTACGTAACCCTTCTTTAGTAATAGAAACCAGGACATTTATGAAGGCTTATGCTACTTCCGGATTAGCCAGGCAATTTACAGAAACACATCAGCATTTGTGTTCAATATGTAcggacaagaaaaaagaaaaccaggtcCTGAGTGAGGCAGAAAGGAATGATGCCTCTTAGGTCCCAGAATCCCTTTAGAAACACTGCTTTGCACACATACCTCATTCcatattctgctgcttttctaTGTAATCCACATAATGTGTAACCCATGAACAAGATTTCTATGTCAGTAGTCAGAGTTGCCACAGAGCGTCTCTCTAAAGGCTCCACACCACTGCCCGTCACCAACACCACGCAGTCTGGTGAAGTTAGAGTCATTTGTGTTGAAGTTGATGACTGACGAGCCCCAGTGCAGGAGCCCCACCCACTGTCATTTTTCAGAGGCCTCTTAGTAATTTCACCTTTCTTTACCCTCTCTCACCCAGTCCTTTTGTCTGGGTACCTGGACTGCTTTTGAAGGGAAGTAATTGCCATCAGGCTGCACAGCTGCATTTTCTCTCCAGgtgcatttgcattttaatgtgcattttgaAGGACCTTTTCGTGCAGGCCTTCCATTTTGTATAACCCCGAAAGACGCCATTCACAATGTAGTCTGTGCCAATAAACGTGTATTTGTCTGGTTCTGTCTTTAAGGAATTAGCTAGCCAATGAAAACAGTGTTTCAGGGCGTGGACATAATTGGAATACAGCACTGAGACAGCTACCTGTAACGGTTTCTCTGTAATAGGCCTGTGTCCTCTCTCTGTTGATAGCAAAATGGTTTCCACCAGCACAACTCTCCCCAGGCCCCCTGTATTTGTCACATAGTGAAGGGAAAGGCCATGCTTACTCTCAACTTAGAAAACTGTATCCCATGATGTCCGTCTGCAGCTTCGAAGCAGCAGTGGAACATCTCATGACCAGCTTACAAGCATGACAAGTAACTAAGTTACACGGCTCCCCATCTGTGGATCTGGTGATGCTGTCTGATCGTTGTTTAATTCCTTTTTGGGGTCTTTGCAATTTAGATCAGTCATTACTCGTTGTATCCAGGTAGTCTTGACATCTTGTCATAGAGACTGTTACTTTCAGAATGCTAAGATTAAATAAGTGAGGGAACACCAACTTTACTGAATACCTAAATCATTATACTCGGGTATTTTACAACACCTACATCATTAGACGTGCACAACAAAGAGTGTAGCTATGGAAGCAGCCACTGCTAAGACGAAGAGAGAATGCAAATGAAGGGACGTTTGTAAtttgaagttttcatttaaagCGTTGCTATCATTCCTatcacttaaatttatttaaaaacatatcgAGCTCAGATTCACAAGAAGACGGGGCAGCAGATTAACTTCTAGCGTATGTAAGACAGTGGTCATGTTaggggagcatttaaaccatggACTTGCTACCACTGTAGCCGTCAAAATGGTCGTGTGGGTTTCTCTCCAAACCGTGGTGATCACAGGGCAGCCCTAAGCGCATGAGCAAGTTACAGATACTTACTATGGTATATGTTTGCACCGAGCAGAATGTGTCAGGTGATAACACCTGCGGTCTGGGCTGGCAGTACTCACGCACAAGGATGGGGCAGACAGCTAATGGAAGAGGTGGGGCTGCTGTCCTTTTTGTGTCTGTGAGCTGCTGGCGTGTTTCCACTGACTGGTGCGCCATGGGGAGCTGTGCGAGCTCACACCTATTGCCCACTTCTCTCTgctgtatttgaaaagaaaatctctgtacctctaTGTTTACTGAGTAAACTGTTAAACGAGTTAATATGTGTGAGTGTGATCATTGGTGACAGTGAACTCTAGCTTCCATTCAGCTAGGTATGCCAGACCAAATCTGAGCCCTCGCCAGTTTCCCACACGTGTATCATCCACATACACCTGAAACGTAAGGAGAAAAGCACCTCTCGATTTAGTTGTAGGCGGTACTAAGAGTCCGTGCTCTGCCTGGCCCTTGGTTCACCTAGCTGGGGTCTGGGGTCTGTGCAGACGAAAAACGGCCCgctttcttaaaaactaaaccGGAGACTCCCCTAATCCCTTGAAGCTTAAATGAGTAAGATACTGACAGTTTATACCACGAGCACAGCTTGCAAGAAAAGTGGAGGTGGGGCACTCTGTGAGGTGTACTCACATCCAGCCTGTACCTTCTGTGTCCGATGTCGCCCACTCGGAATCCCCATTAAACACATGGGCAGCGTCTGGCCCTGCAGATGGAGGCCTGGACCCCCCACCCTTGTCCGGTGCTCCGCCCAGAGGAGACGCAGTTGTCCTTGGATGCCTTTCctgtccttttgtttgttttctttttacgattttatttttaagtaatcgctacacccaacatggggcctgaactcgcAAGCCCGAGACCCAGGGGGGCAGGCTCACCCGCTGAGCTGGTGATGCTCTCCGCCCCCATCACAGTCAGGCCCTGCTCTCATCAGTACCTGAGTTTGGTGCTAAACCGCATGCTTCGGCCTTGCTGGGAGGTCTTCCGAGGGAAGGAACTCCAGCATTTGTTATGCGGCGCACACCCCAGGGCGCCTTCCCCGCACCCCCGGACTCTCGGAAAGCCAAAGGGGCTTAAGGCGAGGCGCGCCGCAGAGCCCTCTGGGAGATGTAGTTCTGGGGCGAGCGGCactctgggaaatgtagttctgcGCGGTCCGCCGGGAGCCTCTCGGTGGCGCGGCCCCagcgggagggggtgggggcggcgcgGGGGCGGCCTCGGTGTCCCTGCGGGCCCGTGGTGACCCCGGCGCGCGTTCCGCCGGTGGCTGCAGTGTTCGGGGCCGCTCTGGGGCGGTCCGTTGAGATCGGAGATGCCGAGGTCTTGGGGGCGGCCGAGGGGCGGAGGATTCCGGAGAGGGGTCCCTGGACGCCGCGCGCGGCGGGTCCTGCGGTTTGGAGCGCGGCCGCCGGAGCGCACGAGTGCGGAGGACTGCTGAGGGGCCTGCGGGGGTCGGCGAGTGGGGTCGGGTGAGGAACCGGAGCCTGTCCGGCTGAGGGCTGGCGGGACAGGCGGCGACGGCGGACTGGGTCTGCCGTGAGTGCGGCCGCGGTGAGCGCTCGTGCACCTGTTAGGGCCGCGGTTGGGGTTCTGCATTAGGGGTGAGTGGCGGGGCCCTGCAGGCTGAGTTGGCCTGAAGCTGCCTGGAATGTGGACGTCAGAGATCTGGACTTGGGGTGCCTGCAGTGATCGGGGCAGCCGTCAAGGGCagagatggggtgcctggtgggGTTAGTGAAGGACAAGTGGAATTTGCTGATTGGAGGGACCACGAAG
It contains:
- the ZNF605 gene encoding zinc finger protein 605 isoform X2 — its product is MIKSQISFEDVAVDFTSEEWQLLNPTQKSLYRDVMLENYSNLVFLEVWLDNCLKMWHQDNQDKLRSMERGHEYDVFRKIFHSSINFVHLGVRPHKCGTGEKSLKHPFEFLIPKDNRGRKKLDELNKKYLLYIKTDRTHGGMPYCDCSKCRKDSRTGSWPIAKHRTYKGVHLCMECGNVFSKKSQLIIHQRTHTGEKPYGCSECGKAFSQKSLLTIHQRTHSGEKPYGCGECQKAFSRKSLLILHQRTHTGEKPYGCSECGKAFSRKSQLKRHQRTHTVEKPFGCSDCGKAFSQKLKLITHQRTHTGEKPYKCSDCGKAFFWKSQLITHQRTHTGKKPYACNQCTKAFSRNSLLIRHQRIHTGEKPYECSECGEAFIRKPQLIKHQITHTGEKNYQCRDCEEAFFKKSELIRHQKTHLGEKPYACVECGKTFFGKSQLLTHQRTHTGEKPYECSECGKAFTQKSSLISHQRTHTGEKPYECMECGKTFSEKSSLIHHQRTHTGEKPFECSECRKAFAWKPQLLRHQRIHTGEKPYECSECGKAFVQKVQLIKHQRNHTGEKTYGCSECAKAFFEKAQLIIHQRVHTGERPYKCGECGKSFTRKSHLMRHQRIHTGDKYYGCSECGTAFSRKSQLMIHQRTHVL
- the ZNF605 gene encoding zinc finger protein 605 isoform X1, which codes for MIKSQISFEDVAVDFTSEEWQLLNPTQKSLYRDVMLENYSNLVFLGYQIIKPDAIFKLEQEEPWIIDEQVLSQSFSEVWLDNCLKMWHQDNQDKLRSMERGHEYDVFRKIFHSSINFVHLGVRPHKCGTGEKSLKHPFEFLIPKDNRGRKKLDELNKKYLLYIKTDRTHGGMPYCDCSKCRKDSRTGSWPIAKHRTYKGVHLCMECGNVFSKKSQLIIHQRTHTGEKPYGCSECGKAFSQKSLLTIHQRTHSGEKPYGCGECQKAFSRKSLLILHQRTHTGEKPYGCSECGKAFSRKSQLKRHQRTHTVEKPFGCSDCGKAFSQKLKLITHQRTHTGEKPYKCSDCGKAFFWKSQLITHQRTHTGKKPYACNQCTKAFSRNSLLIRHQRIHTGEKPYECSECGEAFIRKPQLIKHQITHTGEKNYQCRDCEEAFFKKSELIRHQKTHLGEKPYACVECGKTFFGKSQLLTHQRTHTGEKPYECSECGKAFTQKSSLISHQRTHTGEKPYECMECGKTFSEKSSLIHHQRTHTGEKPFECSECRKAFAWKPQLLRHQRIHTGEKPYECSECGKAFVQKVQLIKHQRNHTGEKTYGCSECAKAFFEKAQLIIHQRVHTGERPYKCGECGKSFTRKSHLMRHQRIHTGDKYYGCSECGTAFSRKSQLMIHQRTHVL